One region of Chryseobacterium sp. C-71 genomic DNA includes:
- a CDS encoding terminase gpP N-terminus-related DNA-binding protein, translating into MENICPKCKSEKVVKSGIINEKQRFHCKDCNYYFTVKKLGKKIDDYYVTKALQLYLEGLSFREIERIIGVSHVTVSSWIKKYNITRPPHSDFHPVYKVLKQNELIDYISKEENIKDSGLIITQFADKYMLIKWERFKK; encoded by the coding sequence ATGGAAAATATTTGCCCGAAATGTAAGAGTGAAAAAGTCGTAAAAAGCGGAATCATTAATGAGAAACAAAGATTCCATTGTAAAGACTGTAATTATTATTTTACCGTTAAAAAATTAGGTAAAAAGATTGATGATTATTATGTTACAAAAGCACTTCAGTTATATCTTGAAGGATTAAGTTTCCGTGAAATAGAAAGGATTATCGGGGTTTCTCACGTTACTGTAAGTTCGTGGATTAAGAAATATAATATTACAAGACCACCCCATTCTGATTTCCATCCTGTTTATAAAGTTTTAAAGCAAAACGAACTAATCGATTATATTTCGAAAGAAGAAAACATTAAAGATTCTGGATTAATTATCACACAGTTTGCAGACAAGTATATGTTGATTAAATGGGAAAGATTTAAAAAATAA
- a CDS encoding GNAT family N-acetyltransferase, whose translation MEIEISSCEHLMYVSEIQQEMYDSAQRRGTGIAKRSIEYLSKKISEGNAVVATENGEWVGFCYIETWSHGQFVANSGLIVSPKFRERGAATLIKDKVFQLSRDKYPTAKIFGLTTGLAVMKINSDLGYKPVIYSELTQDEEFWNDCKSCVNYEILMKKERKNCLCTAMLFVPENNKVNGVVNNQPENQYKNEQESNLSI comes from the coding sequence ATGGAAATAGAAATTTCCTCATGCGAACATTTAATGTATGTGAGTGAAATACAGCAGGAAATGTATGATTCTGCACAGCGACGAGGAACGGGAATCGCTAAACGTTCTATAGAATATTTAAGTAAAAAGATTTCAGAAGGCAATGCTGTAGTTGCTACTGAAAACGGTGAGTGGGTGGGGTTTTGTTATATAGAAACCTGGTCACATGGTCAGTTTGTGGCCAACTCAGGATTAATTGTTTCCCCAAAATTCAGGGAAAGAGGAGCTGCAACTTTAATAAAAGATAAAGTTTTCCAACTTTCCAGAGATAAATATCCGACTGCGAAAATTTTCGGATTGACGACAGGTTTGGCTGTCATGAAAATCAATAGTGATTTAGGGTATAAGCCTGTTATTTATTCTGAATTAACACAGGACGAAGAATTCTGGAACGACTGCAAAAGCTGCGTCAACTATGAAATTTTAATGAAAAAAGAACGTAAAAACTGCCTTTGCACGGCAATGCTTTTCGTTCCTGAAAATAATAAAGTAAATGGAGTTGTAAATAATCAACCCGAAAATCAATATAAAAATGAGCAAGAAAGTAATCTTAGCATTTAG
- a CDS encoding argininosuccinate synthase, with amino-acid sequence MSKKVILAFSGGLDTSYCAKYLSETLGYEVYAVTVNTGGFSKEEEKELEKKAFNLGVKEYRCVDAQEDYYDSCVKYLIFGNVLKNNTYPLSVSAERTIQAQEIGKFAIEIGADAIAHGSTGAGNDQVRFDLIFKVMCPNVEIITPIRDLSLSREEEIEFLKGHGYEMEFQKAQYSVNKGLWGTSVGGKETLTSRNYLPEEAFPSQIKETKPSELEIEFKNGEVVAVNGENFEHSVYAIQKIEELASAYGIGRDIHVGDTIVGIKGRVGFEAAAASVIIKSHHLLEKHTLSKYQQMMKSQLSDWYGNWLHEALFLDPVMRNIESFLVDSQKTVSGKVFVTLHPYRFILNGIESKHDLMSEKFGSYGEANRAWTGEDVKGYTKIVSNSLNIYHQINSAL; translated from the coding sequence ATGAGCAAGAAAGTAATCTTAGCATTTAGCGGAGGTTTAGATACCTCTTACTGTGCCAAATATTTGAGTGAAACACTTGGATATGAGGTATATGCAGTCACTGTAAATACCGGAGGTTTTTCTAAAGAAGAGGAAAAAGAATTGGAGAAAAAAGCCTTTAATCTTGGGGTGAAAGAATACAGGTGCGTTGATGCTCAGGAAGATTATTACGATTCTTGTGTGAAGTATTTGATCTTTGGGAATGTTTTGAAAAACAATACATATCCATTGTCGGTAAGTGCTGAACGTACAATTCAGGCGCAGGAAATTGGAAAATTTGCGATTGAAATCGGGGCTGATGCGATCGCTCACGGAAGTACGGGTGCTGGAAATGATCAAGTTCGTTTCGATTTAATTTTTAAGGTCATGTGCCCGAATGTAGAAATTATTACGCCAATTCGTGATCTATCTTTATCCCGTGAAGAGGAAATTGAATTTTTGAAAGGCCATGGTTACGAAATGGAATTCCAAAAAGCACAATATTCAGTCAATAAAGGACTTTGGGGAACTTCAGTTGGTGGAAAAGAAACCTTGACTTCAAGAAATTATCTTCCTGAAGAAGCTTTTCCATCTCAGATTAAAGAAACTAAGCCTTCAGAACTGGAAATTGAATTCAAAAATGGTGAAGTTGTAGCGGTAAACGGTGAAAATTTTGAACACTCGGTTTACGCCATTCAAAAAATTGAAGAATTGGCTTCTGCTTATGGAATCGGTCGTGATATTCATGTTGGAGATACAATTGTTGGGATTAAAGGGAGAGTAGGTTTTGAAGCGGCAGCAGCTTCTGTCATCATCAAATCGCATCATTTACTGGAAAAACATACGCTCTCAAAATATCAGCAGATGATGAAATCTCAATTGTCAGATTGGTATGGAAACTGGCTTCACGAGGCGCTTTTCTTAGATCCTGTGATGAGAAATATTGAGTCTTTCTTGGTAGATTCTCAAAAAACGGTAAGTGGAAAAGTGTTTGTGACCCTTCATCCATATAGATTTATTTTAAACGGAATTGAATCTAAGCATGATCTAATGTCCGAAAAATTCGGAAGCTATGGTGAAGCAAATAGAGCGTGGACAGGGGAAGATGTGAAAGGGTACACGAAAATCGTAAGCAATTCTTTAAATATATATCATCAGATTAATTCAGCATTATAA